A stretch of Paenibacillus sp. URB8-2 DNA encodes these proteins:
- a CDS encoding SDR family oxidoreductase: MENIRNKVVIITGASSGIGEATAKLLAQNGAKVVLAARREERLHAIANEIKQGGGEAVSVKADVVSAEDMQNLAKFTLSVYGRIDVLVNNAGVMPSSRLNELRVEEWDQMIDVNIKGVLYGIAAVLPTMRQQQSGHIINLSSTAGYHVSPTNAVYAATKFAVRAISEGLRLEESSTSRIRSTVIAPGLTKTELFDRITSPEVQTIANQISGIGISPYSIARAIAFAINEPDDTLVSEIMVRPTALS; this comes from the coding sequence ATGGAAAATATACGAAATAAAGTGGTGATTATAACGGGAGCCTCCAGCGGAATAGGAGAAGCTACAGCGAAGTTGCTGGCCCAAAATGGCGCAAAGGTGGTATTGGCAGCCAGAAGAGAGGAACGTCTGCATGCGATTGCTAATGAAATTAAACAGGGTGGCGGCGAGGCCGTTTCTGTAAAAGCAGACGTCGTTTCTGCCGAAGATATGCAGAATTTGGCCAAGTTTACCTTAAGTGTGTATGGCCGAATTGATGTATTGGTGAACAATGCAGGGGTCATGCCGAGTTCCAGGCTGAATGAATTAAGAGTAGAAGAGTGGGATCAAATGATCGATGTGAACATTAAAGGCGTTTTATACGGTATTGCAGCGGTATTGCCTACCATGCGGCAGCAGCAGTCCGGTCATATCATCAACCTATCCTCTACCGCCGGTTATCATGTGTCCCCTACAAATGCCGTATACGCGGCCACCAAGTTCGCAGTTAGAGCCATCTCGGAAGGACTCCGCTTGGAAGAGTCTTCGACTTCGCGTATTAGATCTACCGTGATTGCTCCAGGTCTGACGAAGACCGAACTTTTTGACAGAATTACCAGCCCGGAAGTGCAGACGATCGCCAATCAAATAAGCGGCATAGGGATTTCTCCTTACAGTATTGCCAGAGCCATTGCGTTTGCCATTAATGAACCTGATGATACGCTAGTCAGCGAAATTATGGTTAGGCCGACCGCGTTGTCTTGA
- a CDS encoding glutamine--tRNA ligase/YqeY domain fusion protein → MKENTPTPYPSDSSTIDGKQSEEGDTLADSSAAGSYLEVLIREDLQSGRFTRPICTRFPPEPNGYLHIGSAYAIHTSYTAAHAFGGVFHLRFDDTNPLKEDIAYVESILKDIEWLGYSPKGHVYYGSDYSEQIFDAAIRLIERGRAYVCDLSSAELAASRGTLTEPGTDSPFRNRTPEENLRLFAEMRNGKYPDASRVLRAKIDMASPNINLRDPVLYRIIHTPHYRTGDAWCIFPMYDFAHPIQDAIEGITHSLCSIEFKDHRPLYEWVLNELEISEPPRQWEFGRVNIAGAVTSKRYLRQLVGAGLVDGWDDPRLPTISGMRRRGFTPESIRSFISSIGLARQQTIVDLSLLEHKLRQDLKESVPAVMTVIDPLKVVIVNFPEDDEEVLTIENNPANEKMGKRKVPFSRELFIEREDFMESPVKGFHRLSPGAEVRLKGAYFIRCVEIIREIDGTITEIRCTYDPKTKSGSGFTERKVKGTIHWVSARHVEKCELRLYDSLLLPDAEIGASEDGWEACLNPDSLQVVENALIEPGVRQAKPGSRFQFIRNGYFILDSVSRPADGKLVFNRIVPLKDGWKK, encoded by the coding sequence ATGAAAGAAAATACCCCAACGCCGTACCCCTCGGACAGTTCGACGATTGACGGCAAACAATCTGAAGAGGGCGATACCCTAGCCGACTCTTCCGCAGCTGGAAGTTACCTGGAAGTTCTAATCCGCGAAGATCTCCAAAGCGGACGGTTTACCCGTCCAATTTGCACTCGGTTTCCGCCGGAGCCTAACGGCTATCTGCATATCGGCAGTGCTTATGCGATTCACACGAGCTACACTGCCGCCCATGCATTCGGTGGTGTATTCCATCTTAGATTCGACGATACCAATCCGCTGAAGGAGGACATCGCGTATGTAGAGTCCATTCTGAAGGATATTGAGTGGCTGGGCTACAGCCCTAAAGGGCATGTCTATTATGGTTCGGATTATTCGGAACAGATCTTTGATGCGGCCATCAGGTTAATTGAGCGAGGGAGGGCATACGTTTGCGACCTTTCATCTGCTGAATTGGCAGCGAGCCGGGGAACCCTGACCGAGCCCGGCACAGATAGCCCCTTTCGAAATCGGACACCGGAGGAGAATCTGCGGTTATTCGCCGAGATGCGAAATGGTAAGTATCCTGACGCCTCTCGCGTCTTGAGAGCAAAAATCGATATGGCTTCTCCGAATATCAATTTGCGCGATCCGGTACTGTATCGAATTATTCACACACCGCACTACCGTACGGGAGATGCCTGGTGTATATTTCCGATGTATGATTTTGCCCATCCAATCCAGGATGCCATTGAAGGTATTACTCATTCTCTGTGCTCCATTGAATTCAAGGACCATCGTCCACTATACGAATGGGTTTTAAATGAATTGGAGATTTCGGAGCCTCCACGGCAATGGGAATTCGGGCGGGTTAACATCGCCGGAGCAGTAACCAGCAAACGTTATCTGCGCCAACTAGTAGGTGCAGGGTTGGTAGATGGCTGGGATGATCCCCGACTACCGACGATTTCCGGAATGCGCCGACGTGGCTTCACACCGGAGAGTATCCGCAGTTTTATCAGCAGTATTGGACTGGCGCGGCAACAAACCATAGTAGACCTCTCCCTACTGGAGCACAAGCTTCGGCAGGATCTGAAGGAGAGCGTTCCAGCAGTCATGACGGTCATCGATCCACTAAAGGTTGTTATCGTCAACTTTCCGGAAGATGATGAGGAAGTGCTGACAATCGAAAACAATCCGGCAAATGAAAAAATGGGCAAGCGAAAGGTACCATTCTCTCGAGAACTGTTCATCGAGCGAGAAGACTTCATGGAGTCCCCGGTCAAAGGCTTTCACAGGCTGTCGCCGGGCGCTGAGGTGCGGCTTAAGGGGGCCTACTTCATCCGCTGTGTGGAGATTATCAGGGAAATTGACGGTACCATCACCGAGATTCGCTGTACCTATGATCCCAAGACGAAAAGCGGTAGCGGCTTCACAGAACGCAAGGTTAAGGGAACTATCCATTGGGTATCCGCCCGACATGTTGAAAAGTGCGAGCTCCGTCTTTACGATTCGTTGCTGCTTCCTGACGCAGAAATTGGAGCATCCGAGGATGGCTGGGAGGCATGTTTGAATCCAGATTCATTACAAGTTGTAGAGAATGCTCTGATTGAGCCTGGGGTGCGGCAGGCAAAGCCGGGCAGCAGATTCCAGTTCATCCGAAACGGTTACTTTATTTTAGATTCTGTCAGCAGGCCGGCAGATGGCAAACTAGTATTCAACCGAATCGTGCCCTTGAAGGACGGCTGGAAAAAATAA
- a CDS encoding TetR/AcrR family transcriptional regulator: MENAVKTDRRILRTKQSITKSFLELFLEKDFEQITINEIAERANVNRGTVYLHYSDKYDLLDKCIEDHINELISLCKKREANPVSQGMVREPKPVFDYLRDNFPFFSAMFSNQRAFLFRDQLLNFISVNLMDKMERPDNEPVIDNELKAQFMASAFIGIVEWWIRHQMPHSTQFMADQVRNLFEKNQVYPK; the protein is encoded by the coding sequence ATGGAAAATGCTGTTAAAACCGACCGACGCATTCTCCGAACCAAGCAGTCCATAACGAAGTCGTTTCTGGAGCTTTTTTTGGAAAAAGATTTTGAACAAATCACTATTAACGAGATAGCGGAGCGTGCCAATGTTAACCGCGGCACCGTTTATCTGCATTACAGTGACAAATACGACCTTTTGGACAAATGCATTGAAGATCACATCAACGAATTGATCTCGTTGTGCAAGAAACGGGAGGCCAATCCGGTTAGCCAAGGAATGGTACGTGAGCCTAAACCGGTTTTTGATTATTTGCGTGACAATTTCCCGTTTTTCTCTGCTATGTTTTCCAATCAAAGAGCCTTTCTATTTCGGGACCAATTGCTGAATTTTATCTCAGTCAATCTTATGGATAAAATGGAAAGGCCGGACAATGAGCCCGTTATCGACAATGAGTTAAAAGCCCAATTCATGGCCTCTGCTTTTATTGGCATTGTGGAATGGTGGATACGTCATCAAATGCCGCATTCCACACAATTTATGGCCGATCAGGTTAGGAATTTATTTGAAAAGAATCAAGTTTACCCGAAGTAG
- a CDS encoding GNAT family N-acetyltransferase: protein MIINRQDFNVKELNYTIRSAVESDAKNLSELRFQIDGETENMDREKGEAFIDQAGFEKIIETDTNHPRNLFLVAEMDGRIIGYSRCEGYELKRFSHKVEFGLGVLKDFWGYGIGKNLMKETISWADANGIKKIVLNGVLETNEKAIELYKRLGFEIEGLMKKDRILSDGKYYNTYMMGRFKE, encoded by the coding sequence ATGATTATCAACCGACAAGATTTCAATGTTAAAGAATTAAACTACACGATTAGATCTGCTGTTGAAAGTGACGCAAAAAATTTGTCTGAATTAAGATTTCAGATTGATGGAGAAACCGAAAATATGGACAGAGAAAAAGGAGAGGCGTTTATAGACCAAGCGGGATTTGAAAAAATTATTGAAACAGATACTAACCATCCTAGAAACTTATTTTTAGTTGCAGAAATGGATGGGAGGATAATAGGTTATTCAAGATGTGAAGGTTATGAATTGAAAAGATTCTCACATAAAGTGGAATTTGGATTAGGTGTATTAAAAGATTTCTGGGGATATGGGATTGGGAAAAATCTCATGAAAGAAACAATTTCTTGGGCTGACGCCAATGGCATTAAAAAAATTGTGTTAAATGGTGTTTTGGAAACGAATGAAAAAGCGATTGAACTGTATAAAAGACTCGGTTTTGAAATCGAAGGTCTAATGAAAAAAGATAGAATCCTTTCAGACGGAAAATACTATAACACTTATATGATGGGAAGATTTAAAGAATAA
- a CDS encoding RNA-guided endonuclease TnpB family protein, whose product MKVVKTLKYTITSHHRMLDATLLAYQEALSFLITVIQEQFMALEPLSAQAVVTAVERLTHRTRHNPNPLYTEFDQRFYKFPSYFRRSAIAEAFGMVKSHHSRFQLWQAERQHAQQEGKRFSKKPPTLQAQHQAFPCLYKGNMFIRTSDRAANIKIFHQGDWVWLPITFKGQDLFKRNVWSMKECSPTLVRKGKRYALHIAYEGDVKLTQAEISKQRVCAVDLGLTNSAVCSVMDVSGTVLARTFINQAKEKDRLRQITGKLKQAQRQSGIGAKPNFWRRMNGLQTHIVHDTAHRIIAFAQKHSADVIVMEYLGKMRLPKGTWGAKRLRAKLQFWAKRRIQTKVTEMAHFLGMRVSMVNPANTSALAFDGSGFVKRNPKRDVAVFATGKTYHADLNASYNIGARYVLRSIHKATSEKMWLSLEAKDPSLAKRTYWTLASLIRVQQALSLQS is encoded by the coding sequence ATGAAGGTGGTCAAAACACTCAAATATACGATTACGTCTCACCACCGCATGCTAGATGCGACTCTCCTTGCGTATCAAGAGGCGTTATCGTTCTTGATTACGGTCATTCAAGAGCAGTTTATGGCCTTGGAACCGTTATCCGCCCAAGCGGTTGTGACGGCGGTAGAAAGGCTGACTCACCGTACCAGGCATAATCCGAATCCGCTCTACACCGAGTTTGATCAACGCTTCTATAAGTTTCCTTCGTACTTCCGCAGAAGTGCCATTGCAGAAGCATTTGGCATGGTGAAAAGTCATCATTCCCGTTTTCAGCTTTGGCAAGCCGAGCGGCAACACGCCCAGCAAGAGGGGAAACGCTTTTCGAAGAAACCGCCGACACTCCAAGCTCAGCATCAGGCATTCCCTTGCTTGTACAAAGGCAATATGTTCATTCGAACCTCCGATAGGGCAGCCAACATTAAGATATTTCATCAAGGCGATTGGGTCTGGCTCCCCATTACCTTTAAAGGCCAAGACCTATTCAAACGTAACGTGTGGAGCATGAAAGAATGCAGCCCCACATTAGTCCGAAAAGGAAAACGCTATGCCCTTCATATCGCCTATGAAGGGGATGTGAAGTTGACTCAGGCGGAAATTTCCAAGCAGCGGGTGTGTGCCGTTGATTTAGGCTTAACGAATTCCGCAGTCTGTTCCGTGATGGACGTAAGCGGCACTGTCTTGGCGAGGACATTTATCAACCAAGCCAAAGAAAAAGATCGATTGCGCCAAATCACAGGCAAACTGAAACAAGCCCAGCGACAATCCGGTATAGGGGCAAAACCGAATTTCTGGCGGCGGATGAACGGCTTACAGACGCATATCGTCCACGATACCGCGCATCGAATCATCGCCTTTGCCCAAAAGCACAGCGCAGATGTCATTGTCATGGAGTATTTAGGCAAGATGCGTCTGCCTAAAGGAACGTGGGGAGCCAAGCGACTTCGTGCCAAACTCCAGTTTTGGGCGAAACGGCGCATCCAAACAAAAGTGACCGAAATGGCGCATTTCTTGGGAATGCGGGTTTCCATGGTCAACCCTGCGAATACAAGCGCGCTTGCTTTTGATGGCAGTGGATTTGTAAAACGAAACCCGAAGCGTGATGTTGCTGTATTCGCAACAGGCAAAACGTATCACGCGGACCTTAATGCCTCGTATAACATCGGCGCACGATACGTGTTGCGCAGTATACACAAAGCCACATCTGAAAAGATGTGGTTGTCCTTGGAGGCCAAAGACCCTTCATTGGCAAAACGAACGTATTGGACGTTGGCTTCCCTCATTCGGGTGCAACAGGCGTTGAGCCTTCAATCATGA
- a CDS encoding class I SAM-dependent methyltransferase, which translates to MDIKQSFSNRVKDYVKYRPTYPSDAIDYLYDIVKLDENSTVADIGAGTGKLSELLVERGTNVIAVEPDQEMRKASEQILGHESNFRAVAGSAESTCLRDNSVDFIVCAQVFHWFDRTVTKMEFKRILKERGKVILVWNTRQTKGTPFLEGIEHLLLNYGIDYSEVNHKNISEDELQLFFKENTMEKSVFKIQQLFDFEGLSGRVMSSSYTPMPEHPNYGPMMDELIKLFNRYEKNGKVPYIYETELYWGEI; encoded by the coding sequence ATGGACATAAAGCAATCATTTTCAAACAGAGTTAAAGATTATGTGAAATATCGTCCAACATATCCTAGTGACGCGATAGATTATTTATATGATATTGTCAAACTTGATGAGAATTCGACCGTGGCTGATATTGGGGCAGGAACAGGAAAATTATCTGAATTACTAGTTGAAAGAGGTACTAATGTTATTGCAGTAGAACCAGATCAGGAAATGCGAAAAGCTTCTGAACAAATACTTGGACATGAATCCAACTTTCGTGCTGTGGCAGGTTCAGCAGAATCAACATGTTTACGTGACAATTCCGTAGACTTTATAGTTTGTGCACAAGTGTTCCACTGGTTCGATCGTACGGTTACAAAAATGGAATTTAAACGAATTCTAAAAGAACGTGGTAAGGTTATTTTAGTTTGGAATACACGTCAAACAAAAGGAACCCCTTTTTTAGAAGGGATAGAACATTTATTGCTTAACTATGGTATTGATTACTCCGAAGTGAATCACAAAAACATTTCGGAAGATGAATTGCAATTATTCTTTAAAGAAAATACTATGGAGAAGTCCGTTTTTAAAATACAACAATTATTTGATTTTGAGGGTCTAAGTGGAAGAGTAATGTCTTCCTCCTATACTCCTATGCCTGAACATCCTAACTACGGACCTATGATGGACGAATTAATAAAGTTATTTAATCGATATGAGAAAAACGGTAAAGTACCTTATATATATGAAACAGAGTTATATTGGGGAGAGATTTAA
- a CDS encoding Lrp/AsnC family transcriptional regulator, with the protein MDDIDKKIMALLQYNARMSISQISKEVAMSQPSVKERMIKLEEKNIISGYNTVFSLRELNRGTTTFILLKTEHCQEITDFCKNAMEVTDFFRISGEYNYLIKVQTASIEELAEFQDCLIKFGPSKSHISLKNILENRVLL; encoded by the coding sequence ATGGATGACATTGATAAAAAGATCATGGCATTACTTCAGTACAATGCGCGAATGTCCATTTCTCAAATCAGCAAAGAGGTTGCGATGTCGCAACCATCCGTTAAAGAAAGAATGATCAAGTTGGAAGAAAAAAACATCATTTCTGGGTATAACACAGTTTTTAGTTTACGGGAACTGAATCGAGGCACGACCACTTTTATTCTATTAAAAACAGAACATTGCCAAGAGATCACTGATTTTTGTAAGAATGCTATGGAAGTAACTGATTTCTTTCGCATTAGTGGTGAATACAATTATCTCATTAAGGTACAAACCGCATCTATTGAGGAACTTGCCGAATTTCAAGATTGCCTTATAAAGTTCGGACCTTCAAAGTCTCATATCAGTTTGAAAAATATATTGGAGAACAGGGTTTTGCTCTAA
- a CDS encoding collagen-like protein yields MGFFPTPGTGGFPGSPGGPGVPGGPGVPGGFPGQFPGTPGLPGGAPGGVQAPTVPPPQFVPQMSATTFAVDPGGIRRCLFRNTYIWLNNGEQFWFFPVFVGRNSIAGFRWFGFFWAYFGIDLNRIRSFTCF; encoded by the coding sequence ATGGGATTTTTTCCAACGCCGGGAACCGGCGGATTTCCAGGGTCCCCGGGCGGACCTGGCGTGCCGGGAGGACCGGGGGTTCCAGGTGGATTTCCCGGACAATTTCCGGGGACACCGGGACTTCCGGGGGGTGCACCGGGAGGCGTTCAAGCGCCGACGGTTCCTCCACCGCAATTCGTACCGCAAATGTCGGCCACCACATTTGCCGTCGACCCCGGCGGGATCAGACGCTGCCTGTTCCGCAACACATACATTTGGCTGAACAACGGCGAGCAATTCTGGTTCTTCCCGGTATTCGTCGGGCGTAATTCTATTGCAGGGTTCAGATGGTTCGGTTTCTTCTGGGCGTACTTCGGCATTGATTTGAATCGGATTCGCTCGTTCACCTGCTTCTAA
- a CDS encoding ornithine carbamoyltransferase: MTLHFLDIEDWKPEQIQDIFGLTDRLCQNREQPLLLGKTFILFFPESSLRTRVSFEKGIRDLRGECICMPPEALNKREQLADVIAYMANWADAAVVRHSDLHKLRELSRCASIPVINAMTSENHPCEIMSDLYAISRRRPDYKDLVYTFVGSAGNISRTWMSMAKMMNLNFHHVCSEGNALGPETANYKFHISLDGILPDSDILLTDSLPEEYRTAEYIGKYQLNLQRMRMTKPGAMLNPCPPFFRGEEVSADAIDSDYFVGYEFKKCLLYVQQAIMLYCLYHSERAVVMEK; encoded by the coding sequence ATGACACTGCATTTTCTGGATATTGAGGATTGGAAGCCGGAACAGATCCAAGACATTTTTGGCCTGACCGACCGGCTTTGTCAGAACCGGGAACAGCCCCTGCTTCTAGGAAAAACGTTCATTTTATTTTTTCCCGAATCGAGTCTTCGCACGAGAGTAAGCTTTGAAAAAGGCATCCGCGATCTGCGGGGTGAGTGTATTTGCATGCCGCCGGAAGCTCTGAATAAGAGAGAACAGCTCGCCGATGTCATAGCCTATATGGCGAACTGGGCCGACGCGGCCGTAGTCCGGCATTCGGATCTCCATAAACTTCGGGAACTGTCGAGGTGTGCTTCGATTCCTGTCATCAATGCCATGACTTCGGAGAACCATCCGTGCGAAATCATGTCCGACCTTTATGCCATCAGCAGACGGAGGCCGGATTACAAGGACCTGGTCTATACCTTTGTGGGTTCGGCGGGTAACATCAGCCGAACATGGATGAGCATGGCGAAGATGATGAATCTGAACTTCCACCATGTCTGCTCAGAGGGCAATGCGCTTGGGCCGGAAACCGCCAATTATAAGTTTCATATCAGTCTGGACGGGATATTGCCTGACAGCGACATCCTTCTGACCGATTCTTTGCCGGAGGAATACCGGACGGCCGAATACATAGGGAAATACCAGCTAAATTTGCAGCGGATGCGGATGACCAAGCCCGGCGCGATGCTCAATCCGTGTCCGCCTTTCTTCAGAGGGGAAGAAGTCTCTGCGGATGCCATCGACTCGGATTATTTTGTCGGATATGAATTCAAAAAATGTCTACTGTATGTCCAGCAGGCCATTATGCTGTACTGCCTTTATCACTCGGAGCGTGCAGTTGTCATGGAAAAATAG
- a CDS encoding VOC family protein, with protein MSLKGLSHVAIQARDYKATITFYIEVLGFKLGHHWSLPLFQIKEASMLISPDQRTCIEIFDNDAVIPAQGKKASSEEDIAHGALLHLAFYVDNVDEMYQKALSHGAKAFIEPDYLSLGEPPLVVKNAVIHSPNGEVIEFIEDVDFDMSTKAHVN; from the coding sequence ATGAGCTTAAAAGGCCTTTCACATGTAGCGATCCAAGCCAGAGATTATAAAGCAACCATTACATTCTATATTGAAGTTCTAGGGTTCAAGTTAGGGCATCATTGGAGTCTACCACTATTTCAAATCAAAGAAGCTTCAATGCTGATTTCACCCGACCAAAGAACCTGCATTGAGATCTTTGATAACGACGCTGTCATCCCAGCTCAAGGGAAGAAAGCATCGTCCGAAGAAGATATAGCTCACGGAGCGTTATTACATTTAGCCTTCTATGTAGATAATGTAGATGAAATGTACCAAAAAGCCCTTTCTCATGGAGCAAAGGCTTTTATAGAACCGGATTACCTTTCTCTTGGGGAACCTCCTCTGGTAGTAAAGAACGCTGTCATTCACAGTCCCAACGGAGAAGTTATCGAATTTATTGAAGATGTTGATTTTGATATGTCTACCAAAGCCCATGTGAATTAA
- a CDS encoding phosphotransferase family protein: MHSETKSKLTEEERGRLAEAAFGIGTVVLRTRELTGGFFNTAYELVLAGGREAILKVAPPDTAEMLSFERNIMRAEVEALRFIKAAGVAPVPEVYAYDDSRTVIPYEYFFMEKVKGRPYNEVREEMTDGERAEIERELGRYNRQINEVRGERFGLYNHATAIAKGTWRETFAGLIGDVLDDAGRLDAPLPIDRAELEQGIDRLLPALDEVTEPKLVHWDLWDGNIFVADGKITSLIDWERALWGDPLMEHYFRSFIDSQGYRKGYDTSVFGTPGVQARKELYDLYFNLISVIEYYSRKYDNSGHLNWAHTNLLEGWERVAKL, encoded by the coding sequence GTGCACAGCGAGACGAAATCGAAATTGACTGAAGAAGAGCGGGGCAGGCTGGCTGAGGCGGCTTTTGGCATCGGTACGGTTGTCCTGAGAACGAGGGAACTAACGGGCGGATTCTTCAATACCGCATATGAGCTTGTTCTAGCGGGCGGGAGAGAGGCGATTCTGAAAGTCGCTCCACCGGACACGGCTGAAATGCTGAGCTTTGAACGGAACATTATGCGCGCCGAAGTGGAAGCGCTTCGATTTATTAAGGCGGCCGGTGTCGCGCCGGTTCCTGAGGTCTACGCCTATGACGACAGCCGTACGGTGATCCCATATGAGTATTTTTTCATGGAAAAAGTCAAAGGTCGGCCATACAACGAAGTGAGGGAAGAGATGACCGACGGCGAGAGGGCAGAAATCGAACGGGAGTTGGGCCGTTACAACAGGCAGATCAATGAAGTGCGCGGCGAACGGTTCGGATTATATAACCATGCGACCGCGATAGCGAAGGGAACATGGCGTGAAACGTTCGCCGGATTGATCGGCGATGTGCTGGACGACGCGGGGAGGCTGGACGCTCCGCTGCCGATTGACCGGGCAGAGCTGGAGCAGGGCATTGACAGGCTGCTGCCCGCGCTGGATGAAGTGACGGAGCCGAAGCTGGTGCATTGGGATTTGTGGGACGGTAATATTTTTGTGGCCGATGGCAAAATTACGTCGCTGATCGATTGGGAACGGGCGCTGTGGGGGGATCCGTTGATGGAGCATTATTTTCGTTCTTTTATAGATTCGCAAGGCTACCGTAAGGGGTATGACACCAGTGTATTCGGCACTCCCGGCGTACAAGCACGCAAAGAGCTGTATGATCTGTATTTCAATTTGATCTCTGTCATCGAGTACTACTCCCGCAAGTATGATAACAGCGGGCATTTGAATTGGGCGCATACGAATTTGCTCGAAGGTTGGGAAAGGGTTGCGAAATTATAG
- the abc-f gene encoding ribosomal protection-like ABC-F family protein yields the protein MPAIQVSNLTFAYPGSYDLIFENVHFQIDTDWKLGFTGRNGRGKTTFFNLLQGKYEYSGTISAPVAFDYFPFPVEHPEYLTVDVIEEIVPGYERWKLMRELNLLKVSEDVLYRPFESLSQGEQTKVLLAVLFIQDNRFLLIDEPTNHLDFHARKLVGDYLNTKRGFILVSHDRAFLDRCVDHILSINKMNIEIQKGSFSSWWTNKTRQDKFELAQNEKLYKDVQRLSTSVKRTSGWSHEIEKSKNGTRNSGSKLDKGYVGHKAAKMMKRAKSIEQRQTAAVEEKSKLLRNIEQSESLVISQLAYPKSELVVLDHVTIYYGVRPVCENVRLTIEQGDRIAISGPNGSGKSSLLRLLNGEALHYTGTFRPEPQLRVSYVSQSTSHLRGSLSDYAVEHGIDESLFKTLLRKLDFARIQFEKDMSAFSGGQKKKVLIARSLCEEAHLHIWDEPLNFVDVISRMQIEELLLEYAPTIVFVEHDREFHDRVATKTIELGGG from the coding sequence ATGCCCGCGATACAGGTATCCAATCTTACTTTTGCCTATCCAGGTAGCTATGACCTTATATTCGAAAATGTTCATTTTCAAATCGATACAGACTGGAAGCTAGGGTTTACAGGGCGAAACGGTCGGGGGAAAACGACGTTCTTTAACCTGCTGCAGGGGAAATACGAATACAGCGGCACGATCTCCGCACCGGTCGCTTTTGATTATTTTCCGTTTCCCGTCGAACATCCGGAATATTTGACCGTCGACGTCATCGAAGAGATCGTCCCAGGCTATGAGCGCTGGAAGTTGATGCGCGAACTGAACCTGCTTAAGGTTTCGGAAGACGTGTTGTACCGGCCATTCGAATCGTTGTCCCAAGGCGAGCAGACGAAGGTACTGCTGGCCGTGCTGTTCATCCAGGACAATCGATTTCTGCTCATCGATGAACCGACCAATCATCTCGATTTTCACGCACGAAAGCTTGTTGGCGATTATCTGAATACGAAACGCGGTTTTATTCTTGTTTCACACGATCGGGCATTTCTCGACCGCTGCGTCGATCACATTCTATCGATCAACAAAATGAATATCGAAATCCAAAAAGGCAGCTTCTCAAGCTGGTGGACGAACAAAACTCGCCAGGACAAGTTCGAATTGGCACAAAACGAAAAGTTGTACAAAGACGTACAGCGTTTATCGACTTCTGTCAAACGCACGAGCGGCTGGTCTCACGAGATCGAAAAATCGAAAAACGGTACACGAAACTCCGGCTCCAAGCTGGACAAGGGATACGTCGGTCACAAAGCAGCAAAAATGATGAAACGCGCGAAATCCATCGAGCAGCGGCAAACCGCCGCTGTAGAGGAGAAGTCGAAACTGCTCCGAAATATCGAACAGTCAGAAAGCCTTGTGATCTCTCAGCTCGCATATCCCAAATCCGAACTGGTCGTGCTGGATCACGTCACGATTTACTACGGGGTAAGACCGGTTTGCGAGAACGTTCGTTTGACGATCGAACAAGGGGATCGGATCGCAATTTCAGGTCCAAACGGTTCGGGCAAGTCTAGCTTGCTCCGCCTGCTCAACGGCGAGGCGCTTCACTATACAGGCACGTTTCGGCCGGAGCCGCAGCTTCGCGTTTCCTATGTATCCCAGAGTACCTCTCATCTGCGAGGATCACTTTCCGATTATGCAGTAGAGCACGGAATCGACGAAAGCTTATTTAAGACCCTGTTGCGTAAGCTTGATTTCGCCCGCATCCAGTTTGAGAAGGATATGTCGGCGTTTAGCGGCGGGCAGAAGAAGAAGGTTCTGATCGCGAGAAGCCTATGCGAAGAGGCTCATCTGCATATTTGGGACGAACCGCTCAACTTTGTCGACGTGATTTCCCGGATGCAGATTGAAGAGCTGCTGCTTGAGTACGCGCCGACCATTGTGTTCGTGGAGCATGATCGGGAATTTCACGACCGTGTCGCCACGAAAACGATTGAACTCGGTGGGGGTTAG